Proteins encoded together in one Ciona intestinalis chromosome 1, KH, whole genome shotgun sequence window:
- the LOC101243226 gene encoding LOW QUALITY PROTEIN: multiple epidermal growth factor-like domains protein 11 (The sequence of the model RefSeq protein was modified relative to this genomic sequence to represent the inferred CDS: deleted 1 base in 1 codon) → MQCNPETGACLCKNGFSGSLCETDCSNGQCAGTGCNCVNQGICLSDGSCDCPVGYNGLKCESICPSGKYGKDCTSTCQCLNGGSCDPVIHLTLHLLTFVRKCFNFHLQTNGVCTCMPGFQGTNCQLLCSTGFYGSNCINVCQCAEGTCNPVDGSCSCNAGFTGSICNQPCPDGKYGKNCISVCNCNAQHGVCDPVNGACICLPGYTGTYCTSSCPVNKFGESCAYTCPACGSNAAGGCDAETGACLCLPGYAPPYCDRTCSSGTYGQNCQYTCTVNCKNGGSCSPIDGTCECLSGYIGSDCSKPCDAGFYGPDCAGQCQCISGQSSSCNGVTGVCSCAAGFTGELCESQCVPGKYGVDCQYQCTCDISKSICDPYDGSCLCDAGYTGTTCTQTCPAGSWGLNCQNQCLCSQFSSGCDPHTGSCTCVEGYTGQLCDQACDSGKYGKNCQFTCSCLNGADCDPKTGACICAPGYIGSTCNQPCASGHFGYGCTQLCDCSGAGVSCDVATGNCLCPAGWTGSNCDLACESGYWGVGCVQQCPTYCPIFSMCDIVNGMCICSSGLGGKYCNQTCSSGTWGPDCLKRCPSTCPSQCDTQDGACYCGSLMSSCKNGGSCKSGKCKCISGYGGPDCTTQVAPVPPSTGGTSGGVIAAAVIVSLLCACVFGLLIYVCYFKKSVEISLKSIDPRQIFNK, encoded by the exons ATGCAGTGCAATCCAGAAACAGGCGCATGTCTTTGCAAAAATGGATTTTCTGGCTCTTTGTGTGAAACTGAc TGTTCCAATGGTCAATGTGCAGGAACAGGATGTAACTGCGTCAATCAAGGAATATGTTTATCAGATGGATCATGTGACTGCCCTGTTGGATATAATGGATTGAAGTGTGAAAGTATTTGCCCAAGTGGAAAATATGGAAAAGATTGCACTTCAACATGCCAGTGCTTGAATGGTGGATCATGTGACCCTGTAATTCATCTGACGTTACATTTA CTTACCTTtgttagaaaatgttttaactttcattTGCAGACTAACGGAGTGTGCACTTGTATGCCTGGCTTCCAGGGCACTAACTGCCAATTACTGTGCTCTACCGGTTTCTATGGCAGCAACTGCATCAATGTGTGTCAGTGTGCTGAAGGAACATGCAACCCTGTAGATGGGAGTTGCTCATGCAATGCAGGGTTTACTGGAAGTATCTGCAATCAACCTTGCCCTGATG GAAAATATGGTAAAAATTGCATAAGTGTTTGCAACTGTAATGCACAACATGGAGTGTGTGATCCAGTTAATGGAGCATGCATCTGTCTTCCTGGATATACAGGAACATATTGTACGAGCTCTTGTCCA GTGAACAAGTTTGGTGAGAGTTGTGCTTACACCTGTCCTGCTTGTGGAAGCAATGCTGCAGGTGGATGTGATGCAGAAACAGGAGCTTGTCTGTGTCTTCCTGGCTATGCACCACCATATTGTGATCGTACTTGTTCATCCGGTACATATGGACAAAATTGCCAGTATACATGCAC TGTAAATTGCAAAAACGGAGGGTCATGCAGCCCTATTGATGGAACATGTGAATGTTTGTCAGGTTATATTGGATCAGACTGCTCTAAACCG tGTGATGCAGGATTCTATGGTCCAGACTGTGCTGGTCAGTGCCAGTGCATATCTGGCCAGAGCAGTTCTTGCAATGGAGTGACTGGAGTTTGTTCCTGTGCTGCTGGTTTCACAGGAG AACTGTGCGAATCACAGTGCGTACCAGGAAAATATGGCGTTGATTGTCAATATCAGTGCACTTGTGATATAAGCAAGTCTATATGTGACCCATATGATGGATCATGTCTCTGTGATGCTGGTTACACAGGAACAACCTGTACTCAAA CTTGCCCAGCTGGTTCATGGggtttaaattgtcaaaatCAGTGCCTTTGCTCCCAGTTCTCTTCCGGATGCGATCCACACACAGGATCATGTACTTGTGTGGAAGGTTATACTGGACAGTTATGTGACCAAG CTTGTGATTCTGGAAAGTATGGTAAGAACTGTCAGTTCACATGCTCCTGCTTGAATGGTGCAGACTGTGACCCCAAAACTGGTGCTTGCATTTGTGCTCCTGGGTACATTGGTTCCAC ATGTAATCAACCTTGTGCATCCGGACATTTTGGTTACGGTTGCACTCAGTTATGCGACTGTTCTGGGGCTGGTGTATCGTGCGATGTTGCAACCGGAAATTGTTTATGTCCTGCTGGGTGGACTGGTTCAAACTGTGACTTAG ctTGTGAAAGTGGATACTGGGGTGTTGGATGTGTGCAACAATGTCCCACATATTGTCCTATCTTTAGCATGTGTGATATTGTGAATGGAATGTGCATTTGTTCATCAGGATTGGGAGGAAAATACTGCAATCAAA CATGTAGTTCTGGTACGTGGGGACCAGATTGTTTGAAGAGATGTCCTTCCACCTGCCCAAGTCAATGTGATACTCAGGATGGTGCTTGTTACTGTGGTTCATTGATGTCATCCTGTAAGAATGGAGGATCTTGCAAATCA GGCAAGTGTAAATGTATATCTGGATATGGAGGACCAGACTGCACTACACAAGTAGCTCCAGTTCCACCATCAACTGGTGGTACAAGTGGTGGAGTAATAGCtgcag CTGTGATTGTTTCTCTCCTCTGTGCTTGTGTTTTTGGATTGCTGATTTATGTCTGCTATTTCAAGAAATCTGTTGAAATTTCACTCAAGTCAATCGATCCTAGGCAGATATTCAATAAATAG
- the LOC101242430 gene encoding uncharacterized protein LOC101242430, with product MEVWVRILDVPDGRHAVAGGFDNCRDWGIGMEGSYFKAFYKPPDGCTASIKDSDPVVKGQWYYLVKTTDGQTVSFHVNAKLVGTAAVLPMLPGTSNGFYIGGEKCCGNYFPGEVKSMRVWKRVLDTNEIQESYLKEHLAVDKSTENALNKGLVGHWDFGESKHPPCTGNDHMGADWTVNDGEEIWGVHCNLSHFVIADHATVSVKAWNGDTGTGKLEIFAKDIDIYGTLTATGKGYRGGVGPTATHQAGAIGESFKGGYPTSNTIVTTTGGGGGGGGEADGSNAHGKPGGGGGYGTNGGTCKLRPGKDVSHCGDGGQSYGDDLLKTLYLGSGGGSGGNDNSLSDNPSGGNGGNGGGAIRLDALRHIEVTGLVEVNGEIGQGDVSTSCDVCPPACSDQGGCVGGSNTECYDFSGAGGGGSGGSLYLRGEVVNVGVKQISADGGRGGHGANVACGGDGGRGRIRIDYVDFYGDAPDYAVLTPFDATFPDKSYLGQQQIDLANTVYGNEVFLGCFVDNNPDRLLQNMITLTTDEINQLTPDFCINKCRQLNYKYSGTEYSKECFCDNQLGKQVKTAENECNSPCSGDAQQWCGSGNRITVYGPPPQGGAAVEHNGAVQECKPWCGNSVDQNNQVTTWGECINNGYVSEYTTQCNCNIGYTGDDCSQTCFDWTWGQDCLNQCACTQEHTDLCDPQTGSCKCKSGFKGDRCQYGCSDGMWGVDCTQTCACDVPHASQDSSLPTCDPSSGDCSCVIGYFGSKCDTVCPDGSWGLNCASSCLCQHGACSPTDKLLCWNIIRKLKSQGKITADSFVVYIGYSGINCDQPCDQLHWGSSCVNQCTCNSHPCDSQTGTCNCSPPNSGTHCENGCPPNYWGPTCSSVCNCGPHSLGCDLNDGTCLCDVGYTGTTCELSCPVGSFGEDCAYTCQCDVNNIVKCDAVNGQCQCKPGYSGLQCHTVCPPGTFGDGCSSVCSCQSETCDPITGECQSCPPGFIGLQCSQTCPDNYYGDGCTQLCGCTIHVDSCDPVIGICNCKPGYVGTGCETACDSQHWGADCANPCLCVETNTMQCNPETGACLCKNGFSGSLCEIDCSNGQCAGTGCNCVNQGICLSDGSCDCPVGYNGLKCESICPM from the exons GTGTTACCGATGCTGCCGGGAACATCAAATGGCTTTTACATCGGTGGCGAAAAATGTTGCGGTAATTATTTCCCTGGTGAAGTAAAGAGCATGAGGGTATGGAAGCGGGTTTTGGATACGAATGAAATCCAAGAATCCTATTTGAAGGAACATCTAGCTGTTGATAAATCAACG GAGAATGCGCTGAACAAGGGTTTGGTTGGCCACTGGGACTTCGGGGAATCGAAACATCCTCCGTGTACTGGTAACGACCATATGGGAGCGGATTGGACGGTAAATGATGGAGAGGAAATATGGGGAGTGCATTGCAACCTTTCACACTTTGTTATTGCCGATCACGCAACAGTGAGCGTAAAGGCATGGAATGGAGACACAGGAACCGGAAAACTGGAAATTTTTGCTAAG GATATTGACATATACGGCACATTGACAGCAACGGGAAAGGGTTACAGGGGCGGAGTTGGACCAACTGCAACACACCAGGCGGGAGCAATAGGCGAAAGTTTTAAAGGCGGTTACCCGACCTCAAACACAATTGTAACAACCACCGGTGGTGGTGGAGGAGGGGGAGGAGAGGCCGATGGATCTAACGCTCATGGAAAGCCTGGTGGTGGTGGAGGTTATGGCACAAATGG tgGAACTTGCAAATTGAGACCTGGTAAAGATGTGTCACACTGTGGTGATGGTGGTCAGAGTTACGGAGATGACTTGCTTAAGACATTGTACCTGGGTTCAGGTGGTGGCAGCGGGGGAAATGATAATAGTTTAAGTGATAATCCTTCGGGGGGAAA TGGTGGAAATGGTGGAGGGGCTATTCGTTTGGATGCATTGCGTCATATTGAAGTCACAGGTCTTGTGGAAGTTAATGGAGAAATTGGACAAGGAGATGTCAGTACGAG TTGCGATGTATGTCCTCCAGCATGTTCGGACCAGGGAGGTTGCGTTGGTGGATCAAATACAGAATGTTACGATTTCTCTGGCGCCGGCGGTGGTGGAAGTGGGGgcagtttatatttaagaGGAGAAGTTGTAAATGTTG GTGTGAAGCAAATCTCAGCAGATGGAGGTAGAGGTGGACACGGTGCTAACGTTGCATGTGGGGGTGATGGAGGGAGAGGAAGGATTAGAATTGATTACGTTGACTTCTATGGAGACGCACCAGATTATGCTGTGTTGACACCATTTGATGCAACTTTTCCG GATAAAAGTTACTTGGGGCAACAACAGATTGATCTTGCAAATACTGTATACGGGAACGAAGTATTTCTGGGATGTTTTGTTGATAATAATCCAGATCGGCTTCTACAAAACATG ATTACACTTACAACCGATGAGATAAATCAACTAACCCCTGACTTCTGCATCAATAAGTGTAGGcaattaaattacaaatattctGGTACTGAGTATTCTAAGGAGTGCTTCTGTGACAACCAGCTTGGAAAACAAGTGAAAACAGCAGAAAA TGAATGTAATTCCCCATGTTCCGGTGATGCACAGCAATGGTGTGGTTCTGGAAATCGCATAACAGTATATGGCCCACCACCACAGGGAGGTGCGGCTGTTGAACATAATGGGGCTGTACAAGAATGCAAACCATGGTGTGGGAATAGTGTTGACCAGAACAATCAagtt ACAACTTGGGGTGAGTGCATTAATAATGGGTATGTATCAGAATACACCACTCAATGCAACTGTAATATTGGTTACACTGGAGATGACTGTAGTCAAACCTGCTTTGACTGGACTTGGGGCCAAG ACTGTTTAAATCAGTGTGCATGCACTCAAGAGCATACAGATCTGTGCGACCCACAGACTGGATCCTGCAAATGCAAGAGTGGTTTCAAAGGAGATAGATGTCAGTATGGATGTTCTGATGGGATGTGGGGAGTTGATTGTACTCAAACTTGTGCATGTGATGTG CCACATGCATCACAAGACAGCAGTCTTCCCACCTGTGATCCATCTTCTGGGGATTGCAGTTGTGTAATCGGTTATTTTGGCTCAAAATGTGATACTGTATGTCCGGATGGAAGTTGGGGATTGAATTGCGCATCTTCTTGCTTATGTCAACATGGAGCTTGCTCTCCAACTGAT aaaCTGTTGTGTTGGAACATCATCAGAAAACTGAAATCACAAGGTAAAATAACAGCTGATTCTTTCGTGGTGTATATAGGGTACAGTGGAATAAACTGTGATCAACCATGTGATCAGCTACACTGGGGTAGTAGCTGCGTAAATCAATGTACATGCAACTCACATCCATGCGATTCACAAACCGGGACCTGCAACTGCTCCCCACCAAATTCAGGAACACATTGTGAAAAT GGTTGTCCACCAAACTACTGGGGTCCAACCTGCAGCAGTGTGTGCAACTGTGGCCCACACTCACTTGGATGTGATCTGAATGATGGAACTTGTTTGTGTGATGTTGGTTACACAGGAACGACATGCGAACTATCTTGCCCTGTTGGATC ATTTGGTGAAGATTGTGCGTATACGTGTCAATGTGATGTCAATAACATTGTAAAATGCGATGCAGTCAATGGGCAATGTCAGTGCAAACCCGGTTATTCAGGATTACAGTGTCACACAGTATGCCCACCTGGAACCTTTG GCGATGGATGTTCATCTGTATGCTCCTGTCAGAGTGAAACATGCGACCCTATCACAGGAGAATGTCAAAGTTGCCCTCCAGGTTTTATTGGTCTACAGTGTTCACAGACTTGTCCGGACAACTATTACGGAGATGGTTGTACTCAATTATGTGGGTGTACCATTCATGTTGATTCTTGTGATCCAGTGATAGGGATTTGCAACTGCAAG cCAGGTTATGTTGGAACTGGTTGTGAAACAGCGTGCGACTCCCAGCATTGGGGAGCAGACTGTGCTAATCCTTGCCTGTGCGTGGAAACCAATACTATGCAGTGCAATCCAGAAACAGGCGCATGTCTTTGCAAAAATGGATTTTCTGGCTCGTTGTGTGAAATTGAc TGTTCCAATGGTCAATGTGCAGGAACAGGATGTAACTGCGTCAATCAAGGGATATGTTTATCAGATGGATCATGTGACTGCCCTGTTGGATATAATGGATTGAAGTGTGAAAGTATTTGCCCAA TGTGA